The Cohnella abietis genome has a segment encoding these proteins:
- a CDS encoding D-alanyl-D-alanine carboxypeptidase family protein codes for MNRHHLLSLPKVFVTKRFVAVIVLINLLFVFGVSSFASAADEVSGAPQLNAKSAILMDAETGQILYQLDAETARPPASMSKMMTEYLVSRAVKQGKLSWDEKVKVTEGAAKQVGSRIFLAEGDEHTIRELYIAMAVGSANDATAQLAISVAGSEEAFAVLMNETAKELGMTTAHFVNSTGLDRADMPEKYRPSSIEGETVMSAKDSAILAYHILKEEPEFLETSKIQSYKFRKRDKTAISNVNWMLESNKDVPSLRKFAYVGVDGLKTGHTSNAGNCFTGTALQNGTRLIAVVMGVPGGVNDGKRFLETAKLFDYGFQKFEKKTVIQAKAIIPEHETLKVKKGKSTKLKVVTATDITIMVPKGQAVEPVIEEVKSTQDPLVAPIKLGDKVGTVTYKYKDPSTQEDKLVTIDLIASEDVNKASWWRLFFRAIGNFFSGLFHGIVDLF; via the coding sequence TTGAATCGTCATCATCTACTGTCATTGCCTAAAGTATTCGTTACGAAGCGGTTTGTTGCCGTTATCGTTCTCATTAATCTTCTCTTTGTGTTTGGCGTTTCTTCCTTCGCCTCTGCTGCTGATGAAGTTTCTGGAGCTCCTCAGTTAAACGCGAAATCAGCCATTCTAATGGATGCCGAAACGGGTCAAATATTGTACCAATTAGATGCAGAAACTGCTAGACCTCCAGCGAGTATGTCTAAGATGATGACCGAGTATTTGGTTTCTAGAGCGGTCAAGCAAGGCAAGCTGTCTTGGGATGAAAAGGTTAAGGTTACTGAAGGTGCCGCTAAACAAGTTGGCAGTCGAATTTTTCTGGCAGAAGGCGACGAACATACGATAAGGGAATTGTACATTGCGATGGCAGTTGGTTCGGCTAATGATGCTACTGCTCAATTGGCGATATCGGTTGCCGGATCTGAGGAAGCATTTGCTGTATTGATGAATGAAACTGCCAAAGAGCTTGGGATGACAACAGCTCACTTTGTTAACTCAACTGGGCTTGATCGCGCAGATATGCCTGAAAAGTACCGTCCTTCCTCTATAGAGGGCGAAACGGTTATGTCAGCTAAAGATTCGGCGATTCTCGCTTATCATATACTGAAGGAAGAGCCAGAATTTCTGGAAACGTCCAAAATTCAATCCTACAAGTTTCGTAAGAGAGACAAGACAGCAATATCGAACGTAAACTGGATGCTGGAAAGCAATAAAGATGTTCCTAGTCTTCGCAAATTCGCTTATGTTGGCGTAGATGGTTTGAAAACAGGACATACAAGTAATGCAGGGAACTGCTTCACAGGAACGGCTTTACAAAATGGTACACGACTGATAGCTGTAGTCATGGGAGTGCCTGGTGGAGTCAATGATGGTAAGCGGTTTTTAGAAACGGCTAAGCTATTCGACTATGGCTTCCAGAAGTTCGAGAAGAAAACAGTCATCCAAGCAAAAGCGATTATCCCTGAGCACGAAACTTTAAAGGTGAAAAAGGGGAAATCCACGAAGCTGAAAGTTGTGACTGCTACTGATATAACGATCATGGTACCTAAAGGGCAAGCAGTGGAGCCCGTAATTGAAGAAGTGAAAAGTACGCAGGACCCGCTAGTTGCTCCAATTAAACTTGGCGATAAAGTGGGAACGGTCACTTATAAATATAAAGACCCATCAACGCAAGAAGACAAGCTTGTAACCATTGATTTGATTGCCTCAGAAGATGTTAATAAAGCTAGCTGGTGGCGTTTATTTTTCCGCGCAATCGGCAACTTTTTCTCAGGACTGTTTCACGGAATTGTAGATCTTTTCTAA
- the pdxS gene encoding pyridoxal 5'-phosphate synthase lyase subunit PdxS yields the protein METGTSKVKRGMAEMQKGGVIMDVMSVEQAKIAEAAGATAIMALERVPSDIRAAGGVARMANPELVEQVIKAVSVPVMAKARIGHYVEAKVLESLGVDYIDESEVLTPADEVYHIDKSLFTIPFVCGAKDLGEALRRIQEGASMLRTKGEPGTGNIVEAVRHMRIITGQVRRIQNLSKDELFHEAKILGVSYDLLLDIHANGRLPVVNFAAGGIATPSDAALMMHLGADGVFVGSGIFKSDSPEKFARAIVEATTHYEDYELIARVSKDLGAPMKGIEISKLHSTERMQDRGI from the coding sequence ATGGAAACTGGAACTTCGAAAGTTAAACGCGGCATGGCCGAAATGCAAAAAGGCGGCGTTATCATGGATGTCATGAGCGTCGAGCAAGCGAAAATAGCTGAAGCAGCTGGTGCGACTGCAATCATGGCATTAGAAAGAGTCCCTTCTGACATCCGTGCAGCAGGCGGAGTGGCTCGTATGGCCAACCCGGAGTTAGTTGAGCAAGTTATTAAAGCGGTAAGCGTGCCTGTAATGGCTAAAGCTCGTATTGGCCATTATGTAGAAGCCAAGGTATTAGAATCCCTTGGAGTCGATTATATTGATGAGAGCGAAGTGCTCACACCAGCGGATGAAGTTTATCATATCGACAAATCCTTATTTACAATTCCATTCGTATGTGGAGCTAAAGACCTTGGAGAAGCTTTGCGCCGTATTCAAGAAGGTGCATCCATGCTTCGTACTAAAGGCGAACCAGGAACAGGCAACATTGTTGAAGCCGTTCGTCATATGCGTATTATTACAGGACAAGTTCGTCGTATCCAAAACTTGTCGAAGGACGAGCTCTTCCACGAAGCTAAAATTCTGGGAGTTTCTTATGATTTGTTGTTGGACATCCATGCAAATGGTCGCCTTCCTGTTGTTAATTTCGCAGCAGGCGGAATTGCTACCCCATCTGATGCAGCACTCATGATGCATTTAGGTGCAGATGGCGTATTCGTTGGCTCAGGTATTTTCAAATCCGACAGCCCAGAAAAATTTGCTCGCGCTATTGTTGAAGCGACAACTCACTACGAAGATTACGAGCTAATTGCTCGCGTATCTAAGGATCTGGGTGCTCCAATGAAAGGGATTGAAATCTCCAAGCTTCATTCCACAGAGCGGATGCAAGATCGCGGTATTTAA
- the pdxT gene encoding pyridoxal 5'-phosphate synthase glutaminase subunit PdxT: MNIGVLALQGAVAEHIRSIELAGGQGIPVKRIEQLSEIDGLIIPGGESTTIGKLMRKYGFIEAIREFANQGKPIFGTCAGLIVLAERLEGVEEPHLALMDMTVARNAFGRQRESFETDLDVKGIDTPLRAVFIRAPLIKQVSDKVEVLSEYKGEIVTAKQGNLLASSYHPELTDDYRLHELFIRMAQEARAAHL, encoded by the coding sequence ATGAACATCGGAGTTCTGGCGTTGCAAGGAGCAGTAGCCGAACATATTCGGAGTATTGAGCTTGCAGGTGGTCAAGGTATTCCTGTCAAAAGAATTGAGCAGCTGTCAGAGATCGACGGACTCATCATTCCTGGAGGCGAGAGTACAACTATAGGTAAGCTAATGCGTAAATATGGCTTCATTGAGGCCATTCGTGAATTTGCAAACCAAGGTAAACCTATCTTCGGTACGTGTGCTGGGCTCATTGTGCTGGCAGAGCGTCTAGAAGGCGTGGAAGAGCCACACCTTGCCTTAATGGATATGACGGTAGCCCGCAATGCTTTCGGACGGCAACGGGAGAGCTTCGAGACCGATCTGGACGTTAAAGGAATCGATACACCCCTTCGTGCGGTGTTTATTCGTGCGCCTTTAATAAAACAGGTCAGCGATAAGGTAGAAGTATTGTCAGAATACAAAGGTGAGATTGTTACGGCTAAGCAAGGAAACCTTCTAGCTTCCTCTTATCACCCTGAGCTGACGGACGATTATCGTCTTCATGAGCTGTTCATTCGAATGGCACAAGAAGCAAGAGCTGCCCACCTATAA
- the serS gene encoding serine--tRNA ligase — protein MLDVKLLRNEYDKVVQALTNRGASLDLIAGFPELDISRREKLTESEQLKNRRNVVSQDVAKLKKNGENADDLIAEMRNVNDRIKLLDDEVREIEVEMDSLLLAIPNVPHESVPIGASEEDNVIVRVEGQPRQFEYDPKAHWDIGLDLDILDFEAAAKVTGSRFVFYKGLGARLERALINFMMDLHSDKHGYEEILPPYIVNRDSLVGTGQLPKFEEDLFKIEGTEYFLIPTAEVPVTNLHREEILSLGSLPKSYVAFSGCFRSEAGASGRDTRGLIRQHQFNKVEMVQLVAPDKSYEVLEELTGHAERVLQLLELPYRVLALCTGDMGFGSAKTYDLEVWIPSAGTYREISSCTNFEDFQARRAGIRYRPENGAKPEFVHTLNGSGLALGRTVAAILENYQQDDGSVKIPEVLKPYMGGIELIKHRG, from the coding sequence ATGTTAGACGTTAAATTGCTCCGCAATGAGTATGATAAAGTCGTGCAAGCACTAACGAACCGCGGAGCATCTTTGGATCTGATCGCTGGGTTTCCCGAGCTAGATATTAGCCGTAGAGAGAAGCTTACCGAAAGCGAACAGCTCAAAAATCGCCGGAATGTCGTTTCGCAGGATGTTGCAAAGCTGAAGAAAAACGGCGAGAATGCAGATGATTTAATTGCCGAGATGCGGAATGTGAACGATAGAATTAAGCTTTTGGATGATGAGGTTCGTGAGATTGAGGTAGAGATGGACAGCCTTCTGCTCGCGATTCCGAATGTACCGCATGAGAGCGTGCCTATTGGCGCATCTGAAGAGGATAATGTGATCGTGCGTGTTGAGGGACAGCCTCGGCAGTTCGAATATGATCCTAAGGCCCATTGGGATATCGGTTTAGATCTTGATATTCTTGATTTCGAAGCGGCGGCCAAGGTTACGGGCTCGCGATTCGTTTTCTACAAAGGCTTAGGCGCTCGTTTGGAACGGGCTTTAATTAATTTTATGATGGATCTTCATTCCGATAAGCATGGATATGAAGAAATTTTGCCACCTTACATTGTCAATCGAGACAGTCTGGTCGGTACCGGACAGCTTCCTAAATTCGAGGAGGATTTGTTCAAAATTGAAGGGACAGAATATTTCCTTATTCCGACTGCAGAAGTACCGGTTACGAATTTGCATCGTGAGGAAATATTATCACTGGGCTCGCTTCCTAAATCTTATGTAGCATTCAGTGGCTGTTTCCGATCTGAAGCAGGTGCATCCGGACGGGACACTAGGGGCTTGATTCGTCAGCATCAGTTCAATAAGGTGGAAATGGTTCAACTGGTTGCTCCTGACAAGTCTTACGAGGTGCTAGAGGAGCTTACAGGCCATGCAGAGCGTGTTCTTCAGCTACTTGAGCTGCCTTATCGAGTATTGGCGTTATGCACAGGGGATATGGGCTTTGGCTCAGCGAAAACCTACGATTTAGAAGTTTGGATTCCGAGTGCAGGAACCTATCGTGAGATTTCATCCTGTACCAACTTCGAGGATTTCCAAGCGCGTAGAGCAGGCATCCGTTACCGTCCTGAGAACGGGGCTAAGCCAGAATTTGTCCACACGCTTAATGGCTCTGGTCTTGCTCTAGGTCGAACTGTTGCGGCTATCCTGGAAAATTACCAGCAGGATGATGGATCGGTTAAAATTCCTGAAGTATTAAAGCCTTATATGGGTGGAATTGAATTAATTAAACATAGGGGTTGA
- a CDS encoding small acid-soluble spore protein P produces MSKPKTQPVPQPADHSRRSSEVEHQPNEPLSGSKSVKNQNHTRHNNAEG; encoded by the coding sequence ATGAGTAAGCCAAAGACACAGCCTGTACCACAGCCTGCTGATCACAGTCGTAGGAGCTCAGAGGTGGAGCATCAGCCCAATGAGCCCTTATCCGGGTCAAAGTCGGTTAAAAATCAAAACCACACGAGACACAATAACGCAGAAGGTTAA
- a CDS encoding YitT family protein, translating to MTDITDILPPGATNQIRHHKQTPLELARRIIFIIIGAILVAVSLEIFLVPNSIIDGGITGISIMTSYLTKIPIGVFLFLFNLPFLILGYKTIGKTFAFSTLLGVIVLSISTTLLHPVQAFTDDIFLAAVFGGIFLGAGTGIVIRAGGSLDGTEIVAILLNRKLPFSVGETVMFINFFILGSAGFVYSWDRAMFSLIAYYIAFKVIDLTLEGFDESKSCWIISDLHKDIGDAIYARLGRGVTLLHGEGGYAGDQKKVIFCVITRLEETKLKSIVNELDPTAFLAVGNIHDVKGGRFKKKDIH from the coding sequence ATGACCGATATTACCGATATACTGCCACCCGGCGCAACTAATCAGATCCGCCATCACAAGCAAACCCCCTTGGAGCTTGCGCGCCGCATTATTTTCATTATTATAGGTGCTATTCTAGTTGCGGTTTCTTTGGAAATTTTCCTTGTACCCAACTCTATCATTGATGGAGGCATCACAGGTATCTCCATTATGACATCGTATTTAACCAAAATACCTATAGGTGTTTTTCTTTTCCTCTTTAACCTTCCCTTCCTCATTCTAGGCTACAAAACGATAGGTAAGACATTTGCATTCTCCACCTTACTCGGTGTTATCGTATTATCCATTTCTACTACCCTATTACATCCCGTCCAAGCCTTCACAGATGATATTTTCCTTGCAGCGGTGTTCGGCGGTATTTTCCTTGGTGCTGGAACAGGTATTGTTATCCGGGCTGGTGGATCTTTAGATGGAACTGAGATCGTCGCCATATTGCTCAATAGAAAACTACCCTTCTCCGTTGGTGAGACGGTTATGTTTATCAACTTCTTCATTCTAGGAAGCGCTGGTTTCGTCTATAGCTGGGATCGCGCAATGTTCTCTTTGATCGCTTATTACATTGCATTTAAGGTTATCGATCTTACATTGGAAGGCTTCGACGAGTCTAAATCATGCTGGATCATTAGTGATCTTCATAAAGATATCGGAGATGCGATCTACGCTCGTCTTGGTCGGGGTGTTACCTTACTACATGGTGAGGGTGGTTATGCTGGCGATCAGAAAAAGGTCATTTTCTGCGTCATAACACGTCTAGAGGAAACGAAGCTAAAATCAATTGTAAATGAGCTTGATCCAACCGCTTTCTTAGCCGTAGGTAATATTCACGATGTTAAAGGTGGAAGATTCAAGAAAAAAGACATTCATTAA
- a CDS encoding sugar phosphate nucleotidyltransferase has translation MNAIRIILLSGGSGKRLWPLSNDYRSKQFIKVMDNDNFDGDFNTSMIQRVWTHLSEIDLASSAVIAAGRIQQDVIQSQLGDKVPLILEPVKRDTFPAICLASSFLYSKENVGDDEVIVVMPVDVDADEGFFASIKQLALDFESSKAQIGLIGLKPTHPSEKFGYMLVEPTQTDSKTLKIDRFVEKPSMNEAIDLISRGALWNCGVFAFRLGYILRMLEADNWPTQYESLLEQYHLMPSISFDYQVVEKEKNIDVRRYDGRWNDLGTWNEWTEKMPNQLNGKGILSEDSLNTHVINELQVPVVVMGISNAVVVASPDGVLVADKELSTKLKDLIQNVSARPMYEETIYGWYRVIDVENNPSGQQVVTKRVHIWQGKNISYQIHAHRDEIWTFISGMAEVVINGSRFRASAGDVIHIQSGSKHAIRATEAVDLIEVQIGKTVSEEDVTRYEYGWNESR, from the coding sequence GTGAATGCTATTAGAATAATACTCTTATCTGGTGGATCTGGTAAAAGACTATGGCCCCTTTCCAATGATTATCGCTCAAAACAATTTATTAAAGTAATGGATAATGACAATTTTGATGGCGATTTCAATACTTCCATGATTCAGCGAGTTTGGACACATTTGAGCGAGATTGATCTCGCTAGCTCAGCGGTTATTGCTGCAGGTAGGATACAGCAAGATGTGATTCAATCACAGCTTGGAGATAAAGTTCCTCTTATTCTCGAGCCTGTTAAAAGAGATACATTCCCTGCTATCTGTCTAGCATCAAGCTTTCTGTATTCGAAGGAGAATGTGGGGGATGACGAAGTCATTGTAGTGATGCCAGTAGATGTTGATGCAGATGAAGGCTTCTTTGCCTCGATTAAACAATTAGCGCTTGATTTTGAGTCATCGAAAGCACAAATCGGACTTATTGGTTTGAAACCTACTCACCCTTCTGAAAAGTTTGGTTATATGCTCGTAGAACCTACCCAAACAGATTCAAAGACTTTAAAGATAGATAGATTTGTTGAGAAGCCTTCTATGAATGAAGCAATAGATTTGATCAGCCGTGGTGCTTTATGGAATTGTGGTGTTTTTGCATTCCGTCTAGGCTATATTCTTCGGATGCTAGAAGCTGATAATTGGCCTACGCAGTATGAGAGCCTTCTAGAGCAATATCACCTAATGCCATCGATTAGTTTTGATTACCAAGTAGTGGAGAAGGAAAAGAATATTGACGTTCGACGCTATGATGGCAGATGGAATGATCTAGGGACTTGGAACGAGTGGACAGAGAAAATGCCTAATCAGCTTAATGGGAAAGGTATTTTAAGTGAGGATAGCCTAAATACACACGTAATAAACGAACTACAGGTTCCAGTTGTTGTGATGGGGATTTCTAATGCAGTAGTTGTTGCAAGTCCGGATGGAGTTCTAGTTGCAGATAAGGAATTAAGTACAAAGCTCAAAGACTTGATACAGAATGTTTCAGCGCGTCCTATGTATGAGGAAACTATATACGGCTGGTACCGGGTAATTGATGTGGAAAATAACCCTTCAGGTCAGCAAGTTGTGACTAAAAGAGTTCATATATGGCAAGGCAAAAATATTAGCTATCAAATTCATGCCCATCGTGATGAAATATGGACTTTTATCAGTGGTATGGCTGAGGTAGTGATTAATGGAAGCCGGTTTCGTGCGAGTGCGGGAGATGTCATTCATATTCAATCGGGGTCGAAACATGCCATTAGAGCGACAGAGGCTGTTGATTTAATAGAAGTTCAAATTGGTAAAACGGTCAGCGAAGAAGATGTGACAAGGTACGAATATGGATGGAATGAAAGCCGGTAG
- a CDS encoding glycosyltransferase family 2 protein has product MDGMKAGSRRKDEHWMKVLRIGDVLLEEGVITEAQLQEAIDYQTKLGGRLGDIIAELHGVDRDLIQRITQQVPVKGRLGDMLVSTGQISQEQLDHALAFQQKSGGILGDILLSLRFIEPDRLYRAIATQNNIGRIGLEFSFEKEDKLPEAMARSYNAVVINRDFNRYLIAVSTILTSEQVAELEEHLGKPVEQVMATRDEMEFFWKEVYVEELLQESTEKLIFERPENSAHITFTLSQRIGFYLSCVLLVGGLLWNWLWTLIILNIGIQIGYLIMSVFKYSILIFGARKTSQLRFTDEEIAAIDERSLPIYSILVPIYKESNIIPMLLNNIENLDYPKSKLDVRLLIEEDDVEAQQLLKMKKLPPYFTVLVVPHSLPKTKPKACNYGLIRARGEYVVIYDAEDRPDPDQLKKVYLAFQASPDNCCCIQAKLNYFNSNQNLLTRWFTHEYSMWFELLLPGVMKLDIPIPLGGTSNHFKTDVLKKINAWDPYNVTEDADLGIRLYKEGYKTAIVDSRTWEEATSRVGNWIRQRSRWIKGYMQTWLVHMRNPVQLWRDLGPKGFFGFHAMVLATPLLPLLNPIFWTMLLLWYLAKVEFIPLFFPGPIYYFAAFELFIGNFIFVYSLTVGIYWVTKELHEKGNKVFSFSLIKYTLLSPIYWVLMSIAAIKAAIQLITKPFYWEKTTHGHATTDTHLTESTVDKGM; this is encoded by the coding sequence ATGGATGGAATGAAAGCCGGTAGTAGAAGAAAGGACGAACACTGGATGAAGGTTTTACGGATTGGAGATGTCCTTTTAGAGGAAGGTGTTATTACTGAGGCTCAGCTACAGGAGGCCATTGACTACCAGACGAAGCTTGGCGGAAGATTGGGCGATATTATTGCAGAGCTCCATGGTGTAGATCGTGATCTCATTCAACGTATTACACAGCAAGTCCCAGTTAAAGGGCGACTAGGTGATATGCTAGTGAGCACAGGTCAGATTTCCCAAGAGCAGTTGGACCATGCGCTTGCGTTCCAGCAGAAAAGTGGCGGAATTCTCGGAGATATTTTATTATCGCTACGCTTTATAGAGCCTGACCGATTGTATCGTGCAATTGCGACTCAGAATAATATTGGTCGGATTGGATTGGAGTTTTCCTTCGAGAAGGAGGATAAATTACCTGAAGCAATGGCTCGATCCTATAATGCAGTTGTCATTAATAGAGACTTCAATCGATATTTGATAGCGGTTAGTACGATTTTAACCTCAGAGCAGGTAGCGGAATTAGAGGAGCACCTAGGAAAACCTGTGGAACAAGTAATGGCCACTCGAGATGAGATGGAGTTTTTTTGGAAAGAGGTTTACGTTGAAGAGCTTCTCCAGGAGAGTACAGAAAAGCTTATTTTTGAAAGACCTGAGAACTCTGCACATATTACGTTCACCTTGAGTCAGAGAATTGGGTTTTATTTGTCGTGTGTACTGTTGGTCGGCGGACTATTATGGAATTGGCTCTGGACATTAATAATATTGAATATTGGTATTCAGATAGGTTACTTAATCATGTCTGTATTTAAGTACTCTATCCTTATTTTTGGAGCAAGGAAAACGTCACAGCTCCGGTTCACTGATGAAGAAATTGCAGCCATAGATGAGCGATCACTACCCATCTATAGCATTCTAGTTCCCATATATAAGGAAAGTAATATCATTCCAATGCTGCTCAATAACATTGAGAATCTTGATTATCCCAAATCTAAGCTGGATGTCAGGTTGTTAATTGAAGAGGATGATGTAGAAGCGCAGCAGCTGCTTAAAATGAAAAAGCTGCCTCCGTATTTTACTGTTCTTGTTGTTCCCCACAGCTTACCTAAAACCAAACCAAAAGCTTGTAATTACGGACTGATCAGGGCAAGAGGCGAATATGTCGTTATATACGATGCGGAAGATCGTCCAGATCCTGATCAATTAAAGAAGGTATATCTCGCTTTCCAAGCAAGTCCGGATAATTGCTGTTGTATCCAAGCAAAGCTTAATTATTTTAATAGCAACCAAAATTTACTGACTCGTTGGTTTACACATGAATATAGCATGTGGTTTGAACTGCTATTGCCCGGTGTCATGAAACTCGACATACCTATCCCTTTGGGGGGAACCTCAAACCACTTTAAGACAGATGTTTTGAAAAAAATTAATGCATGGGATCCTTATAATGTAACCGAGGATGCAGATTTAGGCATTCGACTATACAAAGAAGGCTATAAGACAGCTATTGTTGATTCCCGAACATGGGAAGAAGCGACAAGCCGAGTAGGGAATTGGATAAGACAAAGATCAAGATGGATTAAGGGCTATATGCAGACTTGGCTCGTACACATGCGAAATCCTGTTCAGCTTTGGCGTGATTTGGGACCGAAAGGCTTTTTCGGTTTTCACGCAATGGTGCTTGCTACTCCGCTACTACCTTTGTTGAATCCTATATTTTGGACGATGCTTTTACTTTGGTATTTGGCCAAGGTGGAATTTATCCCTTTATTCTTCCCAGGTCCGATTTACTACTTTGCTGCATTTGAGCTATTCATCGGCAATTTTATATTTGTTTACAGTCTTACTGTCGGTATTTATTGGGTTACAAAAGAGCTACATGAAAAGGGAAATAAGGTGTTCTCATTTTCTCTAATTAAATATACGTTATTGTCGCCTATTTACTGGGTGCTAATGAGTATTGCAGCGATTAAAGCGGCTATTCAACTCATAACAAAGCCGTTCTATTGGGAGAAAACAACGCATGGACACGCCACAACGGATACACACCTTACAGAATCGACAGTCGATAAGGGGATGTAG
- a CDS encoding glycosyltransferase family protein, giving the protein MTSAWKKPIYGIFIVVLILEFAVGYYLTSIYGFMSGDASSRVANAFYVLYSREPSLANIGFVWNPLPSFMEMIVLVFYPLFPALASEGLAAVIVSSLFAALTAALIVKAGMNFGLNRWLSLVIALLYAFNPYIFYYGANGLTEVIFIYFINLAVIQILIWMRNDGSRSLVIAAIALSFAFWTRYETVFFGVALAIAVLIWILQNKQDSAKERLQQVEGTWTVLLTPVVFSGLLWMFLNYTIMGDGLYFLTSAYGNLGQAELLMNDEKFTSLVNNPIPTLIFVSERLWYFSIPLVIIFVIRIFERRLLRWDFLLLLIMAFSIPFMQVILLLKGGTAAWIRYYMYAFPIVVIWIPYEISQMKFRKIGSTLLIMGLLVSTLVMGVMMNNPKIASDEYEAFRHNKLFIEQEAGTAATKYINENLSDQMILTDSFSSFRIIMGSKHPKNYVITSDHDFKDSLEKPTEHKIDYILLPNPQAVLSLDAVNQKYPNLYDQGAEWATLYKEFNGYWKLYKVNH; this is encoded by the coding sequence ATGACTTCTGCGTGGAAAAAACCGATTTACGGTATATTTATTGTGGTTTTAATATTAGAATTTGCAGTTGGCTATTACTTGACCTCCATATATGGGTTTATGTCCGGTGATGCCTCGAGTCGCGTAGCTAATGCTTTCTATGTCCTATATAGCCGCGAGCCAAGTCTTGCGAATATTGGATTCGTGTGGAATCCCCTTCCGAGTTTTATGGAAATGATAGTTCTTGTTTTTTATCCCTTATTTCCAGCACTAGCCTCAGAAGGGCTTGCTGCAGTTATTGTTTCAAGCTTATTTGCAGCCTTAACGGCAGCTTTAATCGTGAAAGCAGGTATGAATTTCGGATTAAATAGATGGTTGAGTTTAGTAATCGCCCTACTATATGCGTTTAATCCATATATTTTTTATTACGGAGCTAATGGACTAACAGAGGTCATTTTTATTTATTTTATTAATTTAGCGGTTATACAGATTCTTATCTGGATGCGTAATGATGGTTCGAGGTCATTGGTAATAGCTGCAATTGCTCTATCATTTGCCTTTTGGACGCGTTATGAAACGGTGTTTTTTGGAGTTGCTTTAGCGATTGCTGTTTTGATTTGGATCCTACAGAACAAACAGGACTCTGCGAAGGAACGACTGCAGCAAGTGGAAGGAACGTGGACGGTTTTACTGACGCCTGTTGTTTTCTCGGGATTGTTATGGATGTTCCTAAACTACACGATTATGGGCGATGGTTTGTATTTCTTGACATCTGCTTACGGTAATTTAGGACAGGCCGAGCTGTTAATGAATGACGAGAAGTTTACATCCCTGGTCAATAACCCAATTCCCACATTGATCTTTGTTTCAGAAAGGCTTTGGTATTTCTCTATACCGCTTGTTATCATATTCGTCATCCGTATTTTTGAGCGTCGTTTACTCAGATGGGATTTTCTCTTACTGCTCATTATGGCCTTCTCCATTCCTTTCATGCAGGTAATCTTATTGCTCAAAGGAGGGACTGCGGCATGGATTCGTTATTACATGTATGCTTTTCCAATTGTGGTCATTTGGATTCCGTACGAGATTAGCCAAATGAAATTTCGCAAGATTGGTTCGACGTTGCTAATCATGGGGTTGCTTGTTAGTACGTTAGTTATGGGAGTAATGATGAATAATCCAAAGATAGCGTCTGATGAATATGAAGCATTCCGCCATAATAAGTTGTTTATAGAACAAGAAGCCGGCACGGCAGCAACAAAATATATTAACGAAAATTTATCTGATCAGATGATATTAACGGATTCATTTTCTAGCTTCCGAATCATTATGGGAAGTAAACATCCTAAAAACTATGTTATTACAAGTGATCATGACTTTAAGGACTCGCTTGAAAAGCCAACAGAGCACAAAATCGATTATATATTACTGCCTAATCCTCAAGCGGTATTATCATTAGACGCTGTAAATCAAAAATATCCTAATCTTTATGATCAAGGAGCAGAATGGGCTACGTTGTATAAAGAGTTCAATGGGTATTGGAAATTGTATAAGGTGAATCACTAG